The following coding sequences are from one Veillonella rodentium window:
- a CDS encoding GumC family protein codes for MEQIIDLQEVAKLLVRKRRKILNITAVCILLGGTYVLLAPATYQSTSMLRIKQAQDLGNSVLSSPSGFTDTMARQLMNTDAEILKSRNVVEPLMASIEEQDGEGSVPTYEEFVKNRIETKPFKETELLQVNVTGRTPEQAQNANQFLIDTFLKRLAELSHVEQRATREFLQKRVVSAKAELDEAEKRLQQFQVDNNVYSTSDQMRGLTDTITLIDKEKAQNKLDLETAQAALGSINEQLGSAGRSIADSSTVQAYKTQLAELESRKASYVGKYTDEHPVMKELNQQIAEAKNGLNTEINAIATQQAPSSNSAQQGLLADKFKNEAALAVAQGKEAALANLDKTNEEAMKSLPEKERGYIKAKRDVDVAQDIYSMLSKRLEEAKVAEVMVPNEVQIVDAPTLPEKTVAPRSILILVGSAIIGLILGCLYVLGQSLWNRKIQSVQEVDSILGVQNLGVIPNYQRKDYKANEESGSRMAVWWRKLRG; via the coding sequence GTGGAACAAATTATTGATTTACAAGAGGTAGCTAAGCTACTTGTACGGAAACGCCGCAAGATTTTAAATATAACCGCTGTTTGTATTTTGCTGGGGGGCACTTATGTGCTGCTCGCGCCTGCTACATATCAATCGACATCCATGCTGCGTATTAAACAGGCGCAGGATTTAGGAAATTCGGTATTGTCGAGTCCAAGCGGATTTACGGACACGATGGCGCGTCAGTTGATGAATACGGATGCGGAAATTTTAAAGAGCCGTAATGTGGTGGAACCGCTTATGGCCTCTATTGAAGAACAAGATGGGGAAGGCAGTGTTCCGACCTATGAAGAATTCGTAAAAAATCGAATCGAAACAAAACCGTTTAAAGAAACGGAATTGTTACAGGTAAATGTTACCGGTCGTACTCCGGAACAGGCACAAAATGCGAATCAATTTTTAATCGATACCTTTTTAAAACGCTTAGCCGAGTTATCTCATGTTGAACAACGGGCGACTCGTGAGTTTTTACAAAAACGGGTGGTGTCCGCAAAGGCTGAACTGGATGAAGCCGAGAAGAGACTGCAACAGTTTCAGGTAGATAACAACGTGTATTCTACCAGTGATCAGATGAGGGGCTTGACGGATACCATCACGCTCATCGATAAGGAAAAAGCGCAGAATAAACTGGACTTGGAAACGGCACAAGCCGCATTGGGCAGTATTAATGAGCAACTGGGTTCCGCCGGTCGAAGCATTGCGGACAGCTCTACCGTACAGGCCTATAAGACGCAATTGGCGGAACTTGAATCTCGTAAGGCTTCTTATGTAGGCAAATATACGGATGAACATCCGGTTATGAAAGAGTTGAATCAGCAAATCGCTGAAGCTAAGAACGGTCTTAACACAGAGATCAATGCTATCGCTACACAACAAGCTCCTTCCAGCAACTCCGCACAGCAGGGACTACTGGCGGATAAGTTTAAAAACGAGGCGGCTCTTGCGGTCGCACAAGGTAAAGAGGCGGCGTTGGCAAATCTCGACAAGACGAACGAAGAGGCTATGAAAAGCCTGCCGGAAAAAGAACGGGGCTATATTAAAGCAAAACGTGATGTAGATGTAGCTCAAGATATTTATTCCATGCTTTCAAAACGGTTAGAAGAAGCGAAAGTGGCGGAAGTAATGGTTCCGAATGAAGTACAGATAGTCGATGCGCCTACATTACCGGAAAAAACAGTTGCTCCGCGCAGTATCCTTATTTTGGTGGGGTCCGCTATTATCGGCTTAATCTTGGGGTGCCTCTATGTATTGGGACAATCCTTGTGGAATCGAAAAATTCAATCCGTTCAAGAGGTGGACTCTATCTTGGGCGTTCAAAATTTAGGTGTGATTCCTAATTATCAACGTAAGGACTATAAAGCCAATGAAGAATCCGGTAGTCGTATGGCTGTATGGTGGAGAAAACTGAGAGGATAG
- a CDS encoding CpsD/CapB family tyrosine-protein kinase, translating to MIRLISKEHGDTPFVEAYRTLRSNLQYVCNRKHGKLICITAATSGEGTSEVAANVALSLSKNNDKVLLVDGNLRNPIQHVAFDVQNQGLTNAVLMDEDLTIHRNVEPHLDILAAGDSVERPSDVVDSSKLPTILNYVRDEYDVIIVDTPPVLAVTDAVVLAEKSDGVIIVARNGGVSPDDLKEAKKRLTQVGVPLLGSIVIDA from the coding sequence ATGATCAGATTAATTTCAAAAGAACACGGTGATACACCGTTTGTTGAAGCATATCGTACATTGCGCAGTAATCTACAGTACGTATGCAATCGTAAGCATGGAAAGCTTATTTGTATCACAGCGGCTACCAGTGGTGAAGGTACATCTGAGGTAGCGGCCAATGTAGCGTTATCATTGTCGAAAAATAACGATAAAGTACTGTTAGTGGACGGTAATTTGCGCAATCCCATTCAGCACGTCGCTTTTGATGTGCAGAATCAAGGACTTACAAATGCGGTTCTCATGGATGAAGATTTGACGATCCATCGCAATGTGGAACCTCATCTGGATATACTTGCCGCTGGGGATTCTGTTGAGCGACCGTCTGATGTAGTTGACTCCAGTAAGTTACCTACAATTTTGAATTATGTACGCGATGAATACGATGTTATTATTGTCGATACGCCGCCTGTATTAGCGGTAACCGATGCAGTGGTACTGGCAGAAAAATCCGATGGCGTTATTATTGTTGCCCGCAATGGCGGGGTAAGTCCCGATGATTTGAAAGAAGCTAAAAAACGACTTACTCAAGTAGGCGTTCCATTATTGGGCTCTATTGTAATAGACGCATAA
- a CDS encoding DegT/DnrJ/EryC1/StrS family aminotransferase — MKINFSPPDITELEINEVVAALQSGWITTGPRTKELEKRIAHQLGTPKAVCLNSATAALELILHVLGIGPGDEVITTAYSYTASASPVIHVGATLVLVDTQPNSYEMDYDAVEAAITSKTKAIIPVDIAGVPCDYERIFRIVEGKKSLFKPANDLQQALGRIPVVADCAHSFGASYRGTPTGNVADFSSFSFHAVKNFTTAEGGCATWRHIDGVDDEQMYKQFQLLSLHGQDKDALAKTKVGAWEYDIKGTYYKCNMTDIMAAIGLAQLERYPQLLARRKEIIKTYDNAFKNLPVTVLDHYTKDHKSSGHLYLVRLDGRDSEYRNKFIEAMADVGIATNVHYKPIPMHTAYKNLGFTIDDYPNAYHQFANEITLPLHTRLTDEEVQYIIDNFKRILDEC; from the coding sequence ATGAAAATTAATTTTTCCCCTCCTGATATTACAGAGCTAGAGATAAATGAGGTTGTTGCAGCCCTACAAAGCGGATGGATTACAACCGGGCCTCGTACAAAAGAACTGGAAAAACGTATCGCCCATCAATTGGGTACGCCTAAAGCGGTGTGCTTGAATTCCGCTACGGCAGCTTTAGAGCTCATATTACATGTGCTGGGAATCGGACCCGGTGATGAAGTGATTACTACGGCGTATTCTTATACAGCCAGTGCCAGCCCTGTCATTCATGTGGGTGCAACCTTAGTGCTTGTCGATACACAGCCGAATTCTTATGAAATGGACTATGATGCTGTGGAGGCGGCCATTACATCTAAGACGAAGGCGATTATACCGGTTGATATAGCGGGTGTTCCATGTGACTATGAACGCATATTCCGTATTGTGGAAGGTAAAAAATCGCTATTTAAACCGGCCAATGATCTGCAACAGGCTTTGGGCCGCATTCCTGTGGTGGCGGATTGCGCACATTCATTCGGAGCGTCTTATAGGGGGACTCCTACAGGGAATGTGGCGGATTTCAGCAGTTTCTCCTTTCATGCGGTAAAAAATTTCACTACAGCGGAAGGAGGTTGTGCTACGTGGCGTCATATCGACGGTGTCGATGATGAACAGATGTACAAGCAATTTCAGCTCTTATCACTTCATGGTCAAGATAAAGATGCTCTGGCGAAAACAAAAGTTGGTGCTTGGGAATACGATATCAAGGGTACATATTACAAATGTAATATGACGGATATTATGGCCGCTATCGGACTTGCTCAACTTGAGCGATACCCGCAACTGTTGGCTAGACGTAAGGAAATTATCAAAACTTACGACAACGCCTTTAAAAATTTGCCTGTAACCGTATTGGATCACTACACAAAAGACCATAAAAGTAGCGGTCATCTCTATTTGGTACGCCTTGACGGTCGCGATAGTGAATATCGGAATAAATTTATAGAGGCTATGGCGGATGTGGGGATTGCAACGAATGTGCATTATAAGCCGATTCCGATGCATACGGCATATAAAAATTTAGGCTTTACCATTGATGATTATCCAAATGCGTATCATCAGTTCGCCAATGAAATTACATTGCCGCTTCATACGCGACTTACCGATGAGGAAGTGCAGTATATAATTGATAATTTCAAAAGGATTCTTGACGAATGTTAG
- a CDS encoding sugar transferase, producing the protein MLVRHFHDLPAELQCEAVRPYFDILNKKRGSLLCKSIFDRIVSAVMLVCLSPVFLVLSIMIKCGSEGEVFFRQTRVTQYGRTFGIYKFRTMVKNAESLGAQVTSKSDMRVTKVGHMLRKCRLDELPQLINIFLGDMSFVGTRPEVPRYVDAYTDEMKATLLLPAGVTSVASIAYKDEDQLLQDAHNVDQVYIEQVLPGKMAWNLKSIKEFSFWSDIKTMIDTVVAVLR; encoded by the coding sequence ATGTTAGTAAGACACTTTCACGACCTGCCTGCTGAACTTCAGTGCGAGGCGGTGCGTCCCTACTTTGACATACTGAATAAGAAGCGCGGCAGTTTGCTCTGTAAAAGTATTTTTGATCGCATTGTTTCAGCTGTTATGCTCGTCTGTCTCAGTCCTGTATTTTTAGTTCTGAGTATTATGATTAAGTGTGGCAGCGAAGGGGAAGTATTTTTTCGTCAAACGCGCGTGACTCAATATGGACGCACCTTTGGAATCTATAAGTTCCGTACGATGGTGAAAAATGCGGAGTCTTTAGGGGCTCAAGTGACATCTAAAAGCGATATGCGCGTCACCAAGGTAGGTCATATGCTTCGCAAATGTCGGCTTGATGAATTGCCGCAGCTGATCAATATTTTTTTAGGGGATATGAGCTTTGTCGGTACGCGTCCGGAAGTACCTCGCTATGTGGATGCTTATACGGATGAAATGAAAGCTACATTATTATTGCCGGCAGGTGTAACCAGTGTGGCCAGTATCGCCTATAAGGATGAAGATCAGCTTTTACAAGATGCGCACAATGTGGATCAGGTTTACATTGAACAGGTATTGCCGGGGAAGATGGCGTGGAATCTGAAAAGTATTAAAGAATTCTCCTTTTGGAGTGACATAAAAACGATGATAGATACGGTTGTTGCCGTATTGCGATGA
- a CDS encoding LicD family protein, producing MSTSMTKEIQEKELAMLLYFKEFCEAHNLRFYLCGGGLIGAIRHEGFIPWDDDLDIFMPRPDYEKLAILWPKYADTERFTYCRTDRNHIYHDAGASIRDNNTTFINRHSMNEDICHGLALEIMPIDGCAPGKISRMLQLMWAMMFALFNAQRLPDNKGPVYRALAGGIYKIISGPSVRYHIWRFAEKKMSQYDFNTSAECTELIGSLKGMKLRHPQEDFSSVVYKNFEGHQIPVMKGYERYLRLIWGDYMQLPPEEQRVAKHDAVFADLHTGYKAYKGIHYAKDSSQT from the coding sequence ATGAGTACATCTATGACAAAGGAAATACAAGAGAAAGAACTTGCAATGTTGCTGTACTTTAAAGAGTTTTGTGAGGCACATAATTTGCGATTCTATCTCTGTGGCGGTGGTCTCATCGGGGCTATCAGACATGAAGGTTTCATTCCTTGGGATGATGATTTAGATATTTTTATGCCTCGGCCGGATTATGAAAAATTAGCGATATTATGGCCAAAATATGCTGATACGGAGCGTTTCACTTACTGCAGGACAGACCGCAATCATATTTATCATGATGCAGGGGCCTCCATACGGGATAATAACACGACGTTTATTAATCGTCATAGCATGAACGAGGATATATGTCATGGATTGGCCTTAGAAATTATGCCCATTGACGGATGTGCACCGGGTAAAATCAGCCGAATGTTGCAGTTGATGTGGGCCATGATGTTCGCGCTGTTCAATGCGCAACGGTTACCAGATAATAAAGGTCCCGTATATCGCGCTTTGGCGGGGGGAATTTATAAGATTATCTCCGGACCTTCTGTGCGGTATCACATCTGGCGATTTGCAGAGAAGAAGATGAGTCAATACGATTTTAACACCAGTGCTGAATGTACCGAACTGATCGGCAGTTTGAAAGGGATGAAATTACGTCATCCTCAAGAAGATTTCAGTTCTGTTGTATATAAAAACTTCGAAGGGCATCAAATTCCGGTCATGAAAGGCTATGAACGATATTTGCGCCTTATCTGGGGGGATTATATGCAATTGCCTCCGGAGGAACAACGCGTGGCAAAACATGATGCGGTTTTTGCAGATTTGCATACGGGCTATAAAGCCTATAAAGGTATTCATTATGCGAAGGATTCTTCACAGACATAA
- a CDS encoding IspD/TarI family cytidylyltransferase has product MKRIAVIFAGGVGARMKNSKTPKQFLQWNGKPILIQTLEVFERTESIDAIVLACKEEWIDHTKRLIGDAKISKVVSVVAGGATALESQFNGLLETKRLYPDEDMVTVLIHDGVRPLVDSMTIERNIESVEKNGSAITVTPAIETVMVTQGKAIHRILNRDECLMAKAPQSFRLDDILHVHEQAKRDGIHDFIDSASMMMHYGYELYPVMGTSENIKITTPSDYYMFTGIIKNRELGGIQDE; this is encoded by the coding sequence ATGAAACGAATTGCAGTAATTTTTGCGGGCGGCGTAGGTGCTCGAATGAAGAACAGTAAGACACCGAAGCAGTTCTTACAATGGAACGGTAAGCCTATTTTGATACAGACTCTGGAAGTCTTTGAACGCACCGAGTCTATAGACGCTATTGTATTGGCCTGTAAAGAAGAATGGATCGATCATACGAAACGGTTAATCGGGGATGCAAAAATTTCAAAGGTGGTTTCCGTCGTAGCAGGCGGCGCTACAGCATTGGAATCGCAATTTAACGGATTACTCGAAACAAAACGTTTATATCCCGACGAAGATATGGTGACGGTACTCATCCATGACGGCGTGCGTCCGCTTGTTGATAGCATGACTATTGAGCGGAATATTGAGTCCGTTGAGAAAAACGGGTCGGCAATTACGGTAACTCCGGCTATTGAGACTGTAATGGTTACTCAAGGTAAGGCTATTCATCGTATTTTAAACCGTGATGAATGCTTGATGGCTAAAGCACCACAAAGTTTTCGCCTGGACGATATATTGCATGTTCACGAACAGGCGAAGCGGGACGGCATACATGATTTTATAGATTCCGCCTCGATGATGATGCATTATGGATATGAACTGTATCCGGTGATGGGAACATCAGAAAATATAAAGATTACAACCCCTTCGGATTACTATATGTTCACGGGGATTATAAAAAATCGCGAATTGGGAGGCATTCAAGATGAATAA
- a CDS encoding NAD-dependent epimerase/dehydratase family protein: protein MNNSVIQRELTSLVQAKSLFVPFRNQRILVTGATGLIGSMFIKLLLIADEVHKLDLHIIGHVRSKDKAKSIFGDFLNREGIELIDTSLDAVDVSCDYILHSAAPTQSKFFVEHPVETIHTSVSGTEAMLELGHRNKVKKLIYLSSMEQYGVPNESGQVMTEDQSGYLDHLNVRSSYSESKRLCECYCKSYAVEYNVPAVIARLAQTFGPGVPVSDNRVFMQFTKSAIANEDIVLHTKGDTMSNYCYITDALSAILVLMHKGQAGEAYNVCNDEETRSIASIANLVAHHVSQDRSQVIFDIPDDVNGLGYAPTVHMFLSSKKLKSLGWEPKISMEEAYIRLAEYIREECS from the coding sequence ATGAATAATTCCGTTATACAACGTGAGTTAACCTCCTTAGTTCAAGCGAAATCACTCTTTGTTCCGTTTCGTAATCAACGCATTCTTGTTACGGGCGCGACGGGCCTTATAGGCTCCATGTTTATCAAGTTGTTGCTGATTGCCGATGAGGTGCACAAGCTTGATTTGCATATCATAGGTCATGTGCGCAGCAAGGATAAAGCAAAGTCCATATTTGGAGATTTCCTCAATCGTGAAGGTATTGAGTTGATTGATACCTCTCTCGATGCAGTGGATGTATCCTGTGATTATATTCTGCATAGTGCGGCACCGACACAATCCAAATTCTTTGTGGAACATCCCGTAGAAACGATACATACATCCGTTTCGGGTACTGAGGCGATGTTGGAATTAGGACATCGCAATAAGGTCAAGAAATTAATTTATTTGTCGAGTATGGAACAATATGGTGTGCCGAATGAGTCAGGTCAAGTTATGACCGAGGATCAGTCAGGCTATTTGGATCATCTTAATGTGCGCAGTTCTTATTCTGAAAGCAAAAGACTTTGTGAGTGTTACTGCAAATCATATGCTGTAGAGTATAATGTGCCTGCTGTGATAGCGCGATTGGCTCAGACCTTCGGTCCCGGAGTGCCTGTTTCAGACAATCGTGTCTTCATGCAGTTTACAAAGAGCGCTATCGCCAATGAGGATATTGTGCTTCATACGAAAGGCGATACTATGTCAAACTATTGTTATATAACGGATGCATTGTCGGCGATTCTTGTGCTTATGCATAAGGGACAGGCCGGTGAGGCATATAATGTATGTAATGATGAAGAAACTAGATCCATCGCCAGCATTGCCAATTTGGTAGCTCACCATGTGAGCCAAGATCGAAGTCAGGTTATATTTGATATTCCGGACGATGTTAACGGGCTCGGTTATGCACCGACGGTTCATATGTTTTTAAGCTCAAAGAAATTGAAGTCTTTGGGATGGGAACCGAAAATATCGATGGAAGAAGCTTATATAAGATTAGCCGAATACATCAGAGAGGAATGTTCATGA
- a CDS encoding glycosyltransferase gives MKKEIIIVTISLGNDGAERILTELSRQWVQEGHHITVIQTSPNRYGNEYALAEGIESIQIHTTSSNKVIRFMQEIKELIKILKTRPDATCLSFLSASSFILAISSWFVKNRIVFSERNNPRKVPVGWHQQALRNFAFLFADAVVFQTADAKSYFPQSVQKRGVIIPNPINGKLPPPIEGEREKVIVTACRLHPQKNLPMMIDAFSMLADEFPDYKLIIYGQGVLEDELRAQIKSLNLEDRILLPGFADNILEKVAPCAMYVSSSDFEGISNSMLEALGMGLPSVVTDCPVGGARMVIHNGENGLLVPVRDTEAMYKAMRSVLCDPELAARLSREAIKVRDEFPLWKIAKRWLEVL, from the coding sequence ATGAAGAAAGAAATTATTATCGTTACCATCTCTCTGGGAAATGACGGGGCGGAACGAATTTTGACGGAGCTTTCTCGTCAATGGGTACAAGAGGGTCATCATATTACAGTCATTCAGACGAGTCCCAATCGATACGGTAACGAATACGCATTAGCGGAGGGCATCGAATCGATTCAGATTCATACGACCAGTTCTAATAAGGTGATTCGCTTTATGCAGGAGATAAAAGAGCTGATTAAAATCCTCAAAACGAGACCCGATGCGACATGCCTATCCTTTTTATCCGCATCCAGCTTTATTTTGGCTATCAGTTCCTGGTTTGTAAAAAATCGAATCGTTTTTTCCGAACGCAATAATCCTCGCAAGGTTCCTGTCGGTTGGCATCAGCAGGCATTGCGCAATTTTGCATTTCTTTTTGCGGATGCCGTAGTCTTTCAGACGGCGGATGCAAAATCTTATTTCCCGCAATCCGTTCAAAAAAGGGGCGTTATCATTCCGAATCCTATCAACGGAAAATTACCGCCTCCTATAGAGGGAGAACGGGAGAAAGTCATCGTTACCGCATGTCGTTTACATCCGCAGAAGAACTTACCTATGATGATCGATGCTTTCAGCATGTTAGCCGATGAATTTCCGGATTACAAACTGATTATTTACGGACAAGGCGTGCTGGAGGATGAATTACGGGCGCAGATTAAATCGCTTAACTTGGAAGATCGTATTCTGTTACCGGGTTTTGCCGATAATATTTTAGAGAAGGTAGCCCCCTGCGCTATGTATGTGTCGTCTTCCGACTTTGAAGGTATATCAAACTCCATGCTGGAGGCGCTCGGTATGGGTTTACCTTCCGTAGTGACGGATTGCCCGGTAGGCGGTGCGCGGATGGTTATCCATAACGGTGAAAACGGGCTGTTAGTACCTGTAAGGGATACGGAGGCTATGTATAAAGCGATGCGCAGTGTGTTATGTGATCCTGAGTTAGCAGCGCGATTATCGCGGGAGGCTATCAAGGTTCGCGATGAGTTCCCGTTATGGAAAATTGCAAAACGCTGGTTGGAAGTTTTATGA
- a CDS encoding O-antigen ligase family protein, which yields MKLNITALADRMIWFITLLFLVLSLTISFALGDADYGAYVLFVCLFGLILFYLIRERGIIKFRFTWMHAYMLLFIGACYLSAINAMDPAVAMSRSFDIVKIFCMLIVLYMCYQDKPTVDSLLKIGMWTGYIVCFYTVYFYGLDYFITVLSSSARIANDALNANTVGLLGANAIVMTIYYMMYDKPRWWNVIALPTLGILAATGSRKALVFVVVGIVLLFVCKSFRSSNALHSILKLVGSLAGLIVIGIMVLQLPMFEEVLTRMEDMVAAFSGTGGDSSTMIRMSLVDIGWDLFYQSPITGVGVNNPSVFTYFIFGRDNYYLHNNYIELLAGTGVIGLVTYYSMYVYLAYNMIRYHDFHSNEYVMVLILLLSQLVMDMGMVSYESKSTYFYMMLFFLEVQILRKGRKNAAK from the coding sequence TTGAAGTTAAATATAACGGCTCTTGCTGATCGCATGATATGGTTCATTACTCTACTGTTTTTGGTGTTGTCATTGACCATTTCCTTTGCCCTCGGTGATGCGGATTATGGTGCTTATGTATTGTTTGTATGTTTGTTTGGCCTCATATTGTTTTATCTGATTCGTGAGCGGGGGATTATCAAGTTCAGATTTACCTGGATGCACGCTTATATGCTGCTTTTTATCGGAGCCTGTTATCTCAGCGCTATTAATGCGATGGACCCGGCAGTGGCCATGAGTCGTAGCTTTGATATCGTAAAAATATTCTGTATGCTCATCGTTTTATATATGTGCTATCAGGATAAGCCGACGGTGGATTCCCTTTTGAAAATCGGCATGTGGACAGGCTATATAGTCTGCTTTTACACGGTATATTTCTATGGATTGGATTATTTCATTACGGTTTTGTCTTCCTCGGCACGTATCGCTAATGATGCGTTAAATGCTAATACGGTAGGACTTTTGGGGGCTAATGCCATTGTTATGACTATTTATTATATGATGTATGACAAGCCTCGTTGGTGGAATGTAATCGCTTTACCGACTCTGGGTATTTTGGCCGCTACGGGCAGCCGTAAGGCTCTTGTTTTTGTCGTGGTCGGTATTGTTCTGCTCTTTGTCTGTAAAAGTTTCCGCAGTTCCAATGCGTTACATTCTATTCTGAAACTGGTCGGTTCTTTGGCAGGATTAATTGTTATCGGCATAATGGTTCTACAATTACCGATGTTTGAAGAAGTGTTGACAAGAATGGAAGATATGGTGGCGGCATTTTCCGGAACAGGCGGGGATTCATCCACGATGATACGCATGTCTCTTGTAGATATCGGATGGGATTTGTTTTACCAATCTCCTATAACCGGTGTAGGTGTCAATAATCCGTCTGTATTTACATATTTTATCTTTGGCAGAGATAATTATTATTTGCACAATAACTATATTGAGCTTTTGGCGGGAACCGGCGTTATAGGTCTTGTCACGTATTATTCCATGTATGTGTATTTAGCTTATAACATGATTCGATATCATGACTTTCACAGCAATGAATATGTGATGGTTTTAATCCTCTTATTATCGCAGCTCGTGATGGATATGGGGATGGTATCTTATGAAAGTAAGAGTACCTATTTTTACATGATGTTATTTTTCTTGGAAGTACAGATTTTAAGGAAAGGACGGAAAAATGCAGCTAAGTAA
- a CDS encoding ATP-grasp fold amidoligase family protein: MQLSKLWKQGLSFLGDIHYRTRVLTKLGYYDKLSDSDFLKTVFPKYMDYPLDLENPKSFSEKLQWLKIHNRKPIHTKMVDKYEAKSFITEAVGADYVIPTIGVWDSVDDIDFDSLPPQFVLKCTHDSGGLVICKDRKTFDIEAAKKTLQKSLSRDYYRIAREWAYHDVPRRIIAEPYMAELGEKNLLDYKMFVFNGQPKLTIVCSDRFSKNGTKMNFYDLDWKPMKVGFRLHELAVPEFPRPQTFDDMLRVARILSKDCPFIRIDFYEINGHLYVGELTLFPGAGFEPFRSIDMDYEVGGWLDLETVHRS, encoded by the coding sequence ATGCAGCTAAGTAAATTGTGGAAACAGGGATTGTCCTTTCTGGGGGATATACATTATCGCACACGGGTATTAACGAAATTAGGTTATTACGATAAATTATCTGACAGTGATTTTCTGAAAACTGTATTTCCCAAGTATATGGACTATCCATTAGATCTTGAGAATCCGAAGAGTTTTAGTGAAAAGTTACAATGGCTTAAAATTCATAATCGTAAACCTATTCATACAAAGATGGTGGATAAATACGAAGCGAAATCTTTTATCACAGAAGCTGTAGGTGCGGATTATGTAATACCGACTATAGGTGTATGGGATTCGGTGGATGATATTGATTTTGATTCCTTACCGCCACAATTCGTTCTCAAATGTACTCATGATAGCGGGGGTCTTGTCATCTGTAAGGACCGTAAGACTTTTGATATAGAAGCGGCAAAAAAAACGTTGCAGAAATCATTGAGTCGTGATTACTACCGCATCGCCAGAGAATGGGCCTATCATGATGTGCCTCGGCGTATCATCGCAGAACCGTATATGGCGGAACTCGGAGAGAAGAACTTACTGGATTATAAAATGTTCGTATTTAACGGTCAGCCGAAGTTGACGATTGTCTGTTCGGATCGCTTTTCCAAAAACGGTACGAAGATGAATTTTTATGACCTGGATTGGAAACCTATGAAAGTCGGATTCCGTCTTCATGAGTTGGCGGTACCTGAATTTCCGCGGCCTCAGACGTTTGATGATATGTTGCGTGTGGCCCGCATATTAAGTAAGGACTGTCCGTTCATACGTATCGATTTTTATGAAATAAATGGTCATTTATATGTCGGGGAGTTAACGCTGTTCCCCGGTGCAGGATTTGAACCTTTTAGATCCATAGATATGGATTATGAGGTAGGAGGGTGGCTAGATCTTGAAACTGTACATCGGAGCTGA